CTTGCTCAGTGCACNNNNNNNNNNNNNNNNNNNNNNNNNNNNNNNNNNNNNNNNNNNNNNNNNNNNNNNNNNNNNNNNNNNNNNNNNNNNNNNNNNNNNNNNNNNNNNNNNNNNNNNNNNNNNNNNNNNNNNNNNNNNNNNNNNNNNNNNNNNNNNNNNNNNNNNNNNNNNNNNNNNNNNNNNNNNNNNNNNNNNNNNNNNNNNNNNNNNNNNNNNNNNNNNNNNNNNNNNNNNNNNNNNNNNNNNNNNNNNNNNNNNNNNNNNNNNNNNNNNNNNNNNNNNNNNNNNNNNNNNNNNNNNNNNNNNNNNNNNNNNNNNNNNNNNNNNNNNNNNNNNNNNNNNNNNNNNNNNNNNNNNNNNNNNNNNNNNNNNNNNNNNNNNNNNNNNNNNNNNNNNNNNNNNNNNNNNNNNNNNNNNNNNNNNNNNNNNNNNNNNNNNNNNNNNNNNNNNNNNNNNNNNNNNNNNNNNNNNNNNNNNNNNNNNNNNNNNNNNNNNNNNNNNNNNNNNNNNNNNNNNNNNNNNNNNNNNNNNNNNNNNNNNNNNNNNNNNNNNNNNNNNNNNNNNNNNNNNNNNNNNNNNNNNNNNNNNNNNNNNNNNNNNNNNNNNNNNNNNNNNNNNNNNNNNNNNNNNNNNNNNNNNNNNNNNNNNNNNNNNNNNNNNNNNNNNNNNNNNNNNNNNNNNNNNNNNNNNNNNNNNNNNNNNNNNNNNNNNNNNNNNNNNNNNNNNNNNNNNNNNNNNNNNNNNNNNNNNNNNNNNNNNNNNNNNNNNNNNNNNNNNNNNNNNNNNNNNNNNNNNNNNNNNNNNNNNNNNNNNNNNNNNNNNNNNNNNNNNNNNNNNNNNNNNNNNNNNNNNNNNNNNNNNNNNNNNNNNNNNNNNNNNNNNNNNNNNNNNNNNNNNNNNNNNNNNNNNNNNNNNNNNNNNNNNNNNNNNNNNNNNNNNNNNNNNNNNNNNNNNNNNNNNNNNNNNNNNNNNNNNNNNNNNNNNNNNNNNNNNNNNNNNNNNNNNNNNNNNNNNNNNNNNNNNNNNNNNNNNNNNNNNNNNNNNNNNNNNNNNNNNNNNNNNNNNNNNNNNNNNNNNNNNNNNNNNNNNNNNNNNNNNNNNNNNNNNNNNNNNNNNNNNNNNNNNNNNNNNNNNNNNNNNNNNNNNNNNNNNNNNNNNNNNNNNNNNNNNNNNNNNNNNNNNNNNNNNNNNNNNNNNNNNNNNNNNNNNNNNNNNNNNNNNNNNNNNNNNNNNNNNNNNNNNNNNNNNNNNNNNNNNNNNNNNNNNNNNNNNNNNNNNNNNNNNNNNNNNNNNNNNNNNNNNNNNNNNNNNNNNNNNNNNNNNNNNNNNNNNNNNNNNNNNNNNNNNNNNNNNNNNNNNNNNNNNNNNNNNNNNNNNNNNNNNNNNNNNNNNNNNNNNNNNNNNNNNNNNNNNNNNNNNNNNNNNNNNNNNNNNNNNNNNNNNNNNNNNNNNNNNNNNNNNNNNNNNNNNNNNNNNNNNNNNNNNNNNNNNNNNNNNNNNNNNNNNNNNNNNNNNNNNNNNNNNNNNNNNNNNNNNNNNNNNNNNNNNNNNNNNNNNNNNNNNNNNNNNNNNNNNNNNNNNNNNNNNNNNNNNNNNNNNNNNNNNNNNNNNNNNNNNNNNNNNNNNNNNNNNNNNNNNNNNNNNNNNNNNNNNNNNNNNNNNNNNNNNNNNNNNNNNNNNNNNNNNNNNNNNNNNNNNNNNNNNNNNNNNNNNNNNNNNNNNNNNNNNNNNNNNNNNNNNNNNNNNNNNNNNNNNNNNNNNNNNNNNNNNNNNNNNNNNNNNNNNNNNNNNNNNNNNNNNNNNNNNNNNNNNNNNNNNNNNNNNNNNNNNNNNNNNNNNNNNNNNNNNNNNNNNNNNNNNNNNNNNNNNNNNNNNNNNNNNNNNNNNNNNNNNNNNNNNNNNNNNNNNNNNNNNNNNNNNNNNNNNNNNNNNNNNNNNNNNNNNNNNNNNNNNNNNNNNNNNNNNNNNNNNNNNNNNNNNNNNNNNNNNNNNNNNNNNNNNNNNNNNNNNNNNNNNNNNNNNNNNNNNNNNNNCAAGCCGTTATTTCCCCGTCGCGTGGGCAACTGTAATGGAGCCTGGGGAGCCCTGTGGGACCACGTAcactgtgtgtgggggcgggCATGGCCTGCCCCTCACTTCTGCAATTCACGGGACTCTAGCAGctgaaacagaagatttattagCCGACAGGAACACAGTTCCAGGAATTCTTGCAGGTTACAGAGAACGGACCCCTCAGTCAGGCCATTTGGGGGCGGACCAGGGAGGCTGAGCCGCATTGGCTCCCTCCTTTTCCAGcagcccaaactgaaactctccagccatCTGGCCCCGCCTCCCGTCCTCCCACCCTTATCCATTTTCGGCAAGGGTACCTGGCTCCAACTCCATCCTGGTTCTCATGTTACCACTCAGGTATCTGGTTTTAAGGAAAGTATCCCCTCCCCAGTGCAAACGTCCAGCAAAACTCCCTGCAACCTTTCCAGTCAATACTCCCCTCTTCCTGCGTGACACAGCACCACTACAGTAGTCAGAGAAACATTAAGAAACGTCCCATTCGCCCACACTTGCCCCTTATCTCTCCTGGGTGTAGAGTATCCGGAGGCGCGCTGCTTTGATGGCTGGATCTCTGGCCAGCAGGCACCGCTTCAGCCACCCAGCTTGAAACagcgccgctgccagcagcagcacagaagaagtGGTGGCACACTCAACCTCGCACAATATCCTGGgatctcccccacacacaccacacacacatacatacaggaCACGGCACTGCAACGTGGTGCTGTTCATGAGCTCGGTGCGGGACGATGGCTTCCCCACCGTGGGGCTGGACACCAAGGAAGGCCGGGACCAGCTGTACTGGAAAACCATCCGGGCCTTCCAGTACGTCCACCAGCACCACCTGGAGCAGGCTGACTGGTTCCTCAAGGCGGACGACGACACCTTCGTGGTGCTGGACAACCTGCGCTGGCTGCTGGCCAACCACAAGCCTGAGGAGCCCGTCTACTTCGGGAAGCGCTTCAAGCCCTTCGTCAAGCAGGGCTACATGAGCGGCGGGGCTGGCTACGTCCTCAGCAAGGAGGCCCTGAGGCGCTTCGTGGAGGGCTTCAGGACCCAAGTGTGCACCCACACCTCCTCAGTggaggacctggagctgggccagTGCATGGAAAAGATGGGGGTGCAGGCGGGGGACTCTCGGGACACCAAGGGGCGGGAGaccttccaccccttccccccagagaGGCACTTGATGGAGAATCTCCGGCTTGATCACTATTATCCCACCTACTCCTTCTACCCCATCCTGCTGGTGAGTGTCCGGGAGTCCCGGCtcagggagggagtgtggggcagCCGAGAGGTGGGTGGCCCGGTCAGAGGACTACTGGGCCTCATAACGCTTAAGGCCAGACCGTCATGATCCCATGATTACCAGCACTATTCTTGGCTCCGCTcaccagcccagctccacccacTCACTACAGATGGTGCTGATGCCACTGTGTGGATGCCGTGGGGCTTGATGTCCTGCGCTGTCCTCCCCATTTCCCCCAGTGCTGGCTGGGCCACCTGAGCCTGCCACTGCCTTGGCCACAGATCTGAGTCTGCTGGCTCATGTGTTTAGATCCAGCGGTCCTGGGTTCGATCCCCATGACCTTGGTCAGTTTCAAAGCCAGCGGGGTCCCTCATGAGCCAGGTGCTGAATCTCTGcctaacccaggccagagaaagtCATCCAGCGGTTGAGGTGCGCACCCCTTCgcaggctggtggggggcaggattCTGTCTCTTACGCTGGTGGTCCAGATCACCTGTTTCCCCCAGTTATAAGCTCTCCAACCCCTGGGGCAGGTTTCCTTCCTAGCAGAGTTGGTTGAATTCACGTAGTCATGTTCCCTAGCAGGGCTGAGCCACCATCTTTCCAGCAGGGTGTTGTCTGGGCTGCGCTCCGTGTGACGGCGCTGTTTGTAAACTGCTGATAAAGGGTTCACAGACGCAGACCAGCCTTTGAATAAATAGCAAGACCAATATTAGCGCTTCTCGTAACGCTGAGGAGCTTCTAACCACCTATCGCTCACGGCAGCAACATGGTTATAACATAAATGAATCCTTTATAGCTAGACCCTTATTAGGCTGTAGGAGCCAGTAGTGTGACTAATGGTACCTCTTAGTCACCGGCTCGTTCGGGTAAAACATTTCTGCCTTGCTGGAATTTCTCCAGACTGGGCTGCGAGTGCAttaaatataagaatggccacactgggtcagaccaatggcccatctagcccagagtCCTGTCTCCccacagcggccaatgccaggtgcccagagggactgaacagaacagggaatcatcaggtgatccatcccctgttgcccattcccagggACCACCCTTGCAAGTGAcatgggagtgggggggttgacCTGTaagctgatgaggttcaacaaggacaagtgcagagtcctgcacttaggaaggaagaatcccattcactgctacagactagggaccgagtggctaggcagcagttctgcagaaaaggacctaggggttacaagggttacagtggatgagaagctggatatgagtccaacagtgtgcccttgttgccaagaagctaacggcattttgggctgtatagtaggggcattgccagcagatcgagggac
This DNA window, taken from Chelonoidis abingdonii isolate Lonesome George chromosome 26, CheloAbing_2.0, whole genome shotgun sequence, encodes the following:
- the LOC116828554 gene encoding glycoprotein-N-acetylgalactosamine 3-beta-galactosyltransferase 1-B-like, coding for MPFVPIFRTRHCNVVLFMSSVRDDGFPTVGLDTKEGRDQLYWKTIRAFQYVHQHHLEQADWFLKADDDTFVVLDNLRWLLANHKPEEPVYFGKRFKPFVKQGYMSGGAGYVLSKEALRRFVEGFRTQVCTHTSSVEDLELGQCMEKMGVQAGDSRDTKGRETFHPFPPERHLMENLRLDHYYPTYSFYPILLGAQSCSDLSISFHYVSPEEMYMLEYLSRHLRPHGYRPRYQPALTARNHTEPREG